The following DNA comes from Poecilia reticulata strain Guanapo linkage group LG16, Guppy_female_1.0+MT, whole genome shotgun sequence.
TGTTTATCATTTTGAGTTTCTCTTCTGATTTTAGTTctacaataaaagcttttgctACTCACCCCTACAAAGTCATAAACACCGGCTCCTCCTTCCCAGGTTGGGAAAAATGTAGCGAGAAACAGCATCTAAAAAGACAGAAGGGAAGTGATGGTAAAAGAGTAATGTTGAAAAGTAAAGAAGCACTGAGAAACCAGCCGGGAACTCAAAAATCTGACCCTGTTATCTAAATCAGTGAACACAACATTCAAAATGGCTACCACCTCTTGCtgttactgttttgtttttattttgacctaTGAAAGTATGTCTGTTATGAAACATGCTGAAACTGTACTTTTGGAAATCAGAGTTGAGGATCTACTTTTTCTGTTCAACACAGAGAAACTGGTGTTTGAGAAATGCCAGCTGCATTAAAAACACTAATTACTAATAAAAGATGTAGGGATGTATCGATTTGAAAACTTAGGCCAATGCTGAAATCTGTTAATAATATTGCTGTTGTGGCAgataatcaatatttatgataCTATATGTATTTTACAACCCTTTTAACACCTTGAAGAAAATGACCACACTACTGACTTCATCACTACTTCTCTGCTTCAGCTGAACTCCCCAtaatcctttgctgcatcactgtcacatgaccaacctcTCACCCACCACCTACATAGTCAAACAGGAGCCAGAcggaaataaatattggttgGAAAACTGGAAGTTCAGTTGGAAGTCCAGTTTTATCGGACCAATattgatatgttaaaaaaatacaaattttcagCCAAAACTGATGTCAGTGCTGATATATTGTGCATtcctaaaaaaatgtcaaaatattgacaaattttAAAGATGCTCTGTTTTACACACAATGCTATGTTGCTTCTACTTGAACAAAAGCTTAATAATCACAAAACGATAAGACGAACAAGAGATTTtcaatacatttcttttcagcATTTTCAACCCCAAGTATCAgcaattggcaaaaaaaaaaaaaaagtaaaaataaaaatcgatTGGTCCCTCTCTAAATGAAAGCAGATAAGGAAAGCTTCTTTACTTTGCAAAGTTGGACAAACAGGTACGTCGCTCCTGCCTGGACGCATCTCCAGAAAGCATTGTACTCCGAGCTACGCATGTGGAACACAAACGGAGTTAGGTGAATTCATTAGTAAGACTGGAACAGgcactgaaatttaaaaaaacatttttactttatgatGCACCGCTTTACAACATGCATGCTGTCAACTGTGGATAATTTGAGAGCACAGGACATAAAAGGATTAAAGGGCCCCTCTCCCAAAACCTGACATTACTAAGAAGCTTATAAGAGACCGTAAGAGTCTCGGAGCATATGTTACTGCTGCAGCTGAGGGGGGGCATGAACCAGGAGTCTACTAATGAGTACACAAAGAAATATAATTCTTACTTTTGTAACTTTAGTCAAGCAGTTGAAAGCATAGAGAATAATAAACGAGATACTCACAGGCCGCTGCATTTGTATGTGATGAAGTAAGGGAAATAGGCCAGGGCAAAGCAGTTTCCAAAGTGAAAAAGTGTCATCGCGTCTGTCGGTGAAAATCAGCTTCCTGtacagagataaaaataaacataagaaaattacaaacacCCATCACAGGTTATCATATTTCACCTTTAGAGTTAAAACTCTAAGGGTACAGTAAAGACTCACTGTTACCGTATTATATTCGCAAATGATAAGATAGCTGAAGCACTGCGTCTGGTCGAGAAATTGGTTTATATaatgagcagagagaaagacaggTTTTTATAATTAATTGATATATTTACACGCATTTTAATGATCAGTCAGCTACTTCTGAAAATACATGACCGTTGATTTAAAACGGGCTGCAACACGAAGACCGCAGTTTTTACACTTGACgtgaaaacaactaaaatgtcTTTCAAAGCCGGGGAAAGAAATGGCACagaaaatgctttgaaatatCTCCAAAGTAAAGGAAAATGTAGCTTTCCGCTAGCTAAGCTAGGCGTCCCCTCATCTTTGGGAACACCGAGCTCTTTCAATGTACCATTCCTTTatctcagaaaaacacaaagtctctttcattcactaaacatgCGGATATGCCACCTACACACAAAAacgataaaaatatttaatattttaacttacTGAGATGAAATAGCTGAGTAAATGCACAACGTCGAGCAGCTGAATGACAAGCGGAAGTCAGTTGAAGTCACCAAAACTACCTCCGATAATAAACTGTCGACCGAACGAAAGGTTCCGcatgaagcttttatttcttccgagatttgatatttttcactATTGTCAACTTTTGCAGTAAACTAAGACTGAGATATGACACTACATCACACCACACACTATCAAAAATAGTTAATAAAgagtaaacatattttcaacCTTATTAACTTACAAAAGTAATGTTCAAAGACTGTTAAATTCTATGTGCATCAATTTTTTGGGAACAAATTCCAAGTATTTGTTAGAATTTAAACAACGTTGGTAGACTggtcaaaatttattttcatttattttcaccaaCACTTAATCTCATGTTTGTACCTCTGTGTCTGAATCACCTCAACAGGAATGTCATATTTattgctatttatttatgtttttattctgtatgtagtgtttttgatttaataataTGCCTAATGTAAGTTATTTTTCCTCCTCAAGCAATTGAGGCAGGCTTGTGCACTGTTGCTTACCAGCAGCAGAAAATTGTCAGTgttcactgttgtttttttctttaattccttgaatttgcagatattttttacataaatgttctGTTACTACCTATAATTTCAAATTTGATTATTAAATTGTCATCAGACTCACCCATCAGAAAGAACCTTCACAATATCCAAGCTAAATAAGTATTACTCTATGAAACACTTTTGGAAGGATTTAtaaatttttatctttcttttgttCCATTTCCCCCCTCACACCAGCATTTTTTCTATCCACATTATTGATTTAGTTTCTGAGTTgagtgttgattttttttttttttatatctttaaaattgtcagaagcttttcttttcatatcTGAATGGATACATTTACACATTGTAGACAGTCATTAAGTATATTGCAAGAAACCGTTGAAAATACAATTACATTTCATAGATTCTACAGTACGTCATAAAACATTAGTacatcacaaagaaaaaaatgatgctACCCTCAAACAAGTAAAGGGCAtatcatattttaaatacaatatgTAAAATGCAAGTTCAATACCCTACAATGCTAAGAGGAAGaaagcttcatgttttcttgttaATGTCTTTGCAAAAGCAGATAAGGTTTCTTCTTTCTGAGCAGTTAACTGTTATATTTCAACACGGTGCCACAGTGTTTCCACTGGGTTAAGCAGCATAACTTTTCTCATTGGTccaatgttaaaatgttacatttaaatttttatcagCTGTAAACCAAAAATGATAAAGGTGTGAAAACTTTAGAACGTGTAGTTAGACTACGCAATGTATTCTACTAAGCAAACTGAGGTACTGGCATACAAGaacatatcaaaaatattcagacattttggataTGACTGCTTACATCTCTATGTGTACAACATATATGAAGACAGACAGAGCTAGTCATTGTCTAGCTATTCTGTTACTTCTTCCTATACTTTTTCATAAGAGCAGATGAAGTTTCTTCTTTCTGAGCAGTCCCTGCTGGTCCAGTTAGTTGTGTTATATTTGGAGACGGTGCCACAGTGTTGCCACTGGCTCGGACAGTCCGGCAGCATCTCCTGGTGGTCCAACGCCTCTCCGTCCGACCACCACCACTCTCCTCCCAGAAAACGCAATCCTGTCCAAACCTGATAGACacaaagcaaatgaaataaaaaaatatatattttacaattcTAACCTTGCAGAACAAGAATAAATCTCGAAGGATTCCCAGACCTCCTCGGTGGTGGCTCTGTAGATCCGATCTCTCACATAGCTGAAGTTAGATGGATAACTAACGCTCAAGAGGTCATACGTATGGGTtgcatttgtcatttttctgcAGTGATTCAGAGCATCCTCCCAAGTCTTGTTCTCAGTCACCAGCAGCAGATTGTCTTCGTAGCAGTTGAAGGGAAGCGGATAGGAGCAAACTGTGCTGTACCACTTTTTAGTTGGGATGTTATAATTGCAACAGCTGTCGTCAAATTGCTGACCTGTCGCCCAGTTCTTGCTCTGTGAGACGTCATCTCCCGTCAAGCCTTCACCAGTTCTGAAACACATCAGCAGCTTAAATGTCTGAACTGAATTAATAGTTATGTTTCAATCTGATACCAGCTCACTCACTTCACATTGATCCACCTCCAGACTGACTGTTGCTCAGGATCCTCGTGTAAACCAATCCAGACATGGGTGTAGCCTGCGTTCTGCAGCCGGGTAGTCAGCAGGTTCGGGTCTACTATATTCCAGGTAACCATGTCTATGTGGTTCTTCTGGCAGTACTGTCGTGCTGCATCCCAATCAAGTACCTTAGATTGAAAAGTAATGAATATGACCAGCCTAGCttccaaacaaaacacaatcatACAAAGGAGGAGTAGTGTAAGCTCAGGACGGCCACTAATCCCCATTTTCAGTTCTGCTGGTACATAAAGTCAGACGTGTCAGTGGCTGGGAAGAAGCTGCCACTCTCAATTTATAGCAGCGTACAGAGTGCTGCCAACAGGACACACCTCACCACCACCACATACCAGTGGTACCACTCCCTGCTGGCTGATGGAGAGAAATTATCGCCCTGGTAACTTATTTATACAGTATGTGCCACACTTTCTAGTTTTATAAGTTTGTGTCAACATTTGCTTTTAATCCGATTTGTCCTTCATCGGTTTTACATGAAGAATCTCTTTCAAACTACTAATATAACTACTTATATTGGTTTTCTAACACCACATTGTTCATCTTTTGTcctttacactgtaaaaaaaaaaaacatctctaatttacagtaaaataccggtagctgtggttgccagaattttactgtATAAATACGAAGTTATAAAATCatcataaatacacattttaccATATTTATGCAGTAAAATTGAGGCAACAACAATTGCCTAATTTTACTGTAAGTTAGAAACAGGTTTCTTTTGAAGTGTATTTTTCAGCAGTTTGATCACTGCAGTGATTAAAAAGCTGTGTTCTCTATACCAGCTTTGTATTACtctacagttttgtttttcccaaaataattaaaaatggaaatccAGACTAAATTCAGCGTACT
Coding sequences within:
- the LOC103478310 gene encoding macrophage mannose receptor 1-like, which translates into the protein MIVFCLEARLVIFITFQSKVLDWDAARQYCQKNHIDMVTWNIVDPNLLTTRLQNAGYTHVWIGLHEDPEQQSVWRWINVKTGEGLTGDDVSQSKNWATGQQFDDSCCNYNIPTKKWYSTVCSYPLPFNCYEDNLLLVTENKTWEDALNHCRKMTNATHTYDLLSVSYPSNFSYVRDRIYRATTEEVWTGLRFLGGEWWWSDGEALDHQEMLPDCPSQWQHCGTVSKYNTTNWTSRDCSERRNFICSYEKV